CAGGGATAAGGTACATGACGTACATTGTATAACACAGTGATAAGGTACATGACGTACATTGTATAACACATGGTGATAAGgtacatgatatacattgtataacacatGGTGATAAGGTACATgacgtacattgtatatcacatgGTGATAAGGTATGTGACGTACATTGTATAACAAGGTGATAAGGTAcgtgatgtacattgtataacacaTGGTGATAAGGTACGTGACGTATTGTATATCACATGGTGATAAGGTACGTGACGTACATTGTATAACATGGTGATAACGGACGTGACGTACATTGTATAACACGGTGATAAGGTACAtgttatacattttaaaatacatatgGTGATAAGGTATGTgtgatgtacattttatacattgtataacacatTGTGATAAGATACGTGACGTACATTTCATACCTTTTATAACACATGGTGATAAGGTACGTGACGTACATATTATACACTGTGCAATATAGGAGATATGGATACTACAGacacaaaatataaatcaaattgTCCGTATTAAGTAGCAAAATATTCAGTATGTTACAACACATATTGTTTTATCTCATGCACAacgattttttttgttacatagCATGCGCAACTAAGACACTACACAATCTCAGACCTGGCCTACAGTGGTCTGAACTACATGAACTACAAAATTGAAGGCCGGTACCTTCACTTGTTAGTATAGCGCCACCAGCGGTAGTTTGTATAGAACGATTTTCAAATAAAGAACATCGAGTTTTACTACTGTGGTTAGATAGATATTCAACCTTACTTGATAAACTTTAATCTGAGTCCTGTTACctttgaaaacttttttttttaattttcatttctaccCGTTTGTCTGTTTGATTGCGTCAAACAGATCGTTAAGTGTTTTACATGGTTATGTGTCTATTCTAAATAAAGTATgtttcaaaaaatgaataaagtCTGAAAAGTACAGTCTCTAAACAAAATCGGCGTATGACTAACCAAAAgagactttttttttctttgagaaAGTTCGATAAATGAGGTAAAAACGTATGGGTCTAAATCTACCGTAGGGTGAActagattaaaaaaaaatgtgatactaaaataatgatgaaaacgAAATTAAAGAAACTAAGAATCGGTGAGACGTAATAAAAATAGCACACGGGGTGTGATTAAACAAATGCACACAAACTGATAAATCCGAACGTAAACTTGTTAAACTGTTTTGATCACTGCTATCTACAACCAATATAACCACGATTCACTGATTCTCCACGCTCTCCATATCATCACGCCGTGGCTTCCCTTTCCTTCTCATTCTGAACTGTTAGTTCAATGTCGCCATCTTGTGCTTGTTTCTCTATTTCCTCTTCTTCATCCTTAGGTTTGTGCTCAATTTTTTCCAACTCTCTCATCATACGAAAGTGCATGGTAGCTGAACATACCCCGTGACTCACACAGTTGATACCTGTGCGTATAGCATCCCTGAAAGTATAACAATCAACGTGAAAATCTACAACAACATTTGTGGAAGATTGTAGAGGCTATCACTTTCAATGTTCAGTGTCAGTGGATAACAGCGCCACCAGAGgctttatctatctatctatctatctatctatctatctatctatctatctatctatctatctatctatctatctatctatctatctatctatctatctatctatctatctatctatctatctatctatatatatctatatctatctatctatctatctatctatatatatatatatatatctatctatctatctatctatctatctatctatctatctatctatctatccatctaggtatctatctatctatctatctatctatctatctatctatctatctatccatctaggtatctatctatctatctatctatctatctatctatctatctatctatctatctatctatctacctacctacctacccacccacccacccacccattcattcattcactcattcattcattcattcattcattcaaactaATAATACTGTACAGGAGTGTACAAGAAGGTTATTAATCTACAAATCATGTGACAGGAAAACAATTGTGTACTAATATAATTTACACGGTTTTACTTTCAACTTGTCAATAAACTAAAGTGACGAAAACCAGATTTCATCACTTTATTAAGAACGAATACTAGAGGTGTATACTTACAATAGCCACTCCATGGCAATAAGAAGACCTATAGCTTCGATAGGTATATTGGTAGTTGTACAGATTTGTACAATGGCGACGATACTGGCACTTGGAACTGACGGCAAACTAAAGGCAATCACCATGGCCAGAATGCTGCGGAGGAACGAGATGAGGCAATTGTTATCTTAAAGTAACAACTCTGTGAGGAGAAATTACCTTCAGTAACTGATAATGTTTGCTCAGACGTGTTCACAAGAAAATATGCAGTAGATGCTAAATACTTACGCCATGACGACGATCTGACCAGCAGTCAACTGTAGCATTGATGCCTGTGCTAGGTACAGGGAGCTAGCCATGATAAACATACACGAACCATCACGATTGAATGTAGCACACAATGGTAACACAAAACTATTGACACTCCTATGGACATAACTGTTCTTTTCCAGATTCTGTATCAACGTAGGTAAGGTGGCAGCACTGAAATAgatatgaaaaataaagaaactCAAAATTcacttatcatcatcatcatcatcatcatcatcatcatcatcatcatcatcatcatcatcatcatcatcatcatcatcatcatcaccaccaccaccaccaccatcaccaccatcatcaccatcatcataatcattatcaccattatcatcatcatcatcaccaccaccaccaccaccaccacaaccatcatcatcatcatcactaccatcaccacaactaccaccaccaccgtacccccacccccaccccccccccaacaaacatacaccaccaccaccaccaccaccatcatcatcatcatcatcatcattgaaACTCCCTTTCCATTTTAGTGTTCCTTACAAGACGGGAAAGTCTCTCCTTCTTTAAAAGTCTACACCTTTAATTTGGGGGTGGAAAAGTAAGATCTCAACTTTCAAGGTCGAATATGCTTTTATGAATCCAAAATGGAAGATAAGGAACTCAGAAGTGCGAACGGAAAGGAGAATGGAAaccaaaatgaaatgatcaaTACCTGCTTTTAGTAATCATTGCAATCAAAATGGCGTCGGTGTAACCCCAATACACTTTATAGAGTATCTTTCTACATACAATGAAATGTATCAATGGTAATGTGATAAACATGTGTATGGATTCTCCGATGATTATGGCGGCAGAAAACATTCCTAGGGTTGTCCAAACAGAGGACACATCGCCAACTCTTAGTAGGGCCACAGCAATCAGACTAGTTGTGCCAATTGGTAGAGTCCTGAAATGATAAGAGTGTGTGTACTTACCATGTATATTTAGTATGGGAAGTAAGATAGAGATATATCACTTATATGTAGTTAAAATAGAGACATACCACATATATGTAGTTAAAATAGAGAGATACCACATATATGTAGTTAAAATAGAGACATACCACATATATGTAGTTAAAATAGAGACATACCACATATATGTAGTTAAAATAGAGAGATACCACATATATGTAGTTAAAATAGAGACATACCACATATATGTAGTTAAAATAGAGAGATACCACATATATGTAGTTAAAATAGAGACATGCATGTCTGTAGTCAGAATAGAgccatacatatatgtagttaAAATAGAGAAATACCATGTATGTAGTTAAAATAGAGACATACCACATATATGTAGTTAAAATCTTGAATATGATGACTCTTAAAGACTGCAGAAAACCAAGCATTGTTTTACTGGCCTCTCGTTCAACACTCATTGCCATTCCAAACATGATGCAGAAGATTACTACacctacaaataaaataaaccactGTGAcgtaatgaatattaaaataggAAAaccacactcactcactcacccatcaACTCTCACCCACTCACACTTATTAACTCACTCAGTGTGACTCTGACTCGCTCATTAACTCACTCAACGtgactcgctcactcactcactcacgtaCTCACTCTCACCCACTCGCTCCCTCcctcacccacccactcactcactcactcactcactcactcacactcattcattcattcactcactcactcactcactcactcactcacactcattcattcactcactcactcacacacacacacacacacacactcactcactcactcactcactcactcactcactcactcactcactcactcactcactcattcattacCTTTTCCATTCACTGAGCCACCTTGTTCATATATAGTCAACATATAATTTGAAGTCTGTACAAACCTAGTAGATTCATAGGTCCTCCAATAACAGTATTTTTGTCAGTGACGAAAGTCGTTGTAATATTCGTTCCATTGACCAAAGTGGTTAAATCATCAGTTTCGTACTCTGTGTGGGTCTGAAAATAAATGAGACAGTGAAAATAGACCTATTTTTTCCCTTGGAAATGACAAATATAGTTGGTCAAAAAATGAGGTAGAAGTAGTCCTCTAGATAATCGATACTTACCGAATGAATACAGGCCATAACAATGTTTTCTGGGACTATATTCCTACAAAGTAACATAAAGTGAATTAGTGTGTCGTTGAGGGCGACAAACAATCCGATTACAAACCGGCCTAGGAGAATTCGAAGATAggtttgttgtatttttgtcaCATCAAGTGAGCTTATTCACTGCGTTTTCTTTAGATATACAACGGATATTGGCTTACTCGTTTCTCTTTAACCAGTCTattgcctgtctctctgtctgtctctctctatcaGTGGTTATTATGACATACCCGAGTAAAGATGCTTACCGTTATTATGGCCTACCTGAGTAAATCAGCAAACACGTCTTGAGTCTCATAACGTGTTGGAGTATATGTAGTGTTGCGATCATAGGACGAACCAGGTTGCATTATAGAAACTAGGGTCAACCCTGTCATACAACTAATGAAGAGAACGGACcagatgtatgcaaataccatcATACCCATTTTACCATTGACTCTGATATCCAACGTTGCAACAGCTGTGTATGCAAACAAAAACTTGTGATAAAATTcatcgcacacacacacaaatttttttttttaaatagttgaCGTTTCGAGATTAACCCTTTAAAGAGCTTATAAGTAcacatatttctgaaaaaaaatggcgTGGAATTGAAAACGACgaacaaaaacagaaagaacGCATTAATTTTTGAAAGTTGGGGAAAAATGCTTCCGAATCACAAAGAAATCATGAATTTTCAATcaacatcaaaatatgttttcacggtttcaaatttaaaaaaaaaactaacaaagAGAAAGTTCATGTCACCCCTTTCCTTTGAATTCATTCTGTATTTTAAGATCATTGTCTCACTTTGAAATGCCTTGAACTACTGTACCTGTTTATCTCATTGCGTATCTACTGAATAGCCATCAATTTAGTTAAATAGTTATATTGATTCatagaaaaatattttgtaaaggTTACATTTGCCGACGCATTAGTCTCTGATTCTTCCTCCAACTGAAGGAAAAAAATCGATTGTTTCGTAATCATTTTATCGGAACATTTAGCACTTCAAAAATCCTTTAATAGTTCCATTACGTTTGTAACAAATTCTTCGTGCTCTGCAAAGAAAGCCAGCTGTTAAATCACCAAGTATGTGCCTTCATTGAGTGTATTTAATTTGGGAGACCGGACCTTGTCGGCTTTTGTCGTAGGTTATGCAGTTTATAATTAGTATTTTCAATCAATGTCCTTGGTGAATCTTATGTCAATGCAATAAAGCGTATACCGTTAACCTGACCGAACATTTGCAGCAGGTTTTGTATTCTTTCTGCAATCTTTTcagataaaaattaaaaatctttAATGCGAGCCCTGGATTTGTTGAATTTAACGCAAACGTGGAACATGGTGTGATGTAATTTGTAAGACTTAAGAGGGAGAGGTGAGGCGCAGAGGagaagggaggggaggggaggggagggggggtgGCATTAATAATCTAAAAGGTTGCCCATGCCATCATTCTTTATATACGTAATACCATGTAATCAAGAAGATCGCTAGATGTGATCAAGA
This window of the Glandiceps talaboti chromosome 16, keGlaTala1.1, whole genome shotgun sequence genome carries:
- the LOC144447720 gene encoding excitatory amino acid transporter-like, with product MKCCGPCGREDGDSGGPRFPITFSKSCLKQFAKDNLLLLLTLVGVVLGFIIGFSLQGVELSRDVLMWIGMPGELFLRGLKLSILPLVISCTTTAVATLDIRVNGKMGMMVFAYIWSVLFISCMTGLTLVSIMQPGSSYDRNTTYTPTRYETQDVFADLLRNIVPENIVMACIHSTHTEYETDDLTTLVNGTNITTTFVTDKNTVIGGPMNLLGVVIFCIMFGMAMSVEREASKTMLGFLQSLRVIIFKILTTYMWTLPIGTTSLIAVALLRVGDVSSVWTTLGMFSAAIIIGESIHMFITLPLIHFIVCRKILYKVYWGYTDAILIAMITKSSAATLPTLIQNLEKNSYVHRSVNSFVLPLCATFNRDGSCMFIMASSLYLAQASMLQLTAGQIVVMAILAMVIAFSLPSVPSASIVAIVQICTTTNIPIEAIGLLIAMEWLLDAIRTGINCVSHGVCSATMHFRMMRELEKIEHKPKDEEEEIEKQAQDGDIELTVQNEKEREATA